In one Fodinicola acaciae genomic region, the following are encoded:
- a CDS encoding Gfo/Idh/MocA family protein, with protein MVTAPLRLGILGAGTIATSGIGLLPYLPQISDKAAAVAIADVDKDRAQSVATSYGIPQVFADLDEMLDGAEIDAVVNLTPIPVHGDTCIRILSAGKHLATEKPLATTMADADRMCALAEENGLIVVCAPFNILYPDRLAARRLIRDGAIGKVAFARVRSSHGGPAAGAWPLDPTWFYQKGSGPLYDMGVYGIHEITALLGPAKRVVAFAGITEPVRTVRGGPYKGKEIEVTADDNVLMMLDFGQSTFAVVDGTFNVNAARGPKVEIFGRAGTINIAGAPYGGDGPPLEVFQLDALPGLGGWITPSLREIEAETQRLFGLHRAVLADHLADCVLSGRKPVLNVRHARHVLEIMLMAEESARTGQAVELTTTFELPLE; from the coding sequence ATGGTGACCGCGCCGCTGCGGCTGGGCATCCTTGGTGCCGGCACGATCGCGACCTCGGGGATCGGCCTGTTGCCTTACCTGCCACAGATTTCCGACAAGGCCGCTGCCGTCGCCATCGCGGATGTCGACAAAGATCGCGCACAGTCGGTGGCCACGTCGTACGGCATTCCCCAGGTTTTCGCCGATCTGGACGAGATGCTCGACGGCGCCGAGATCGACGCCGTGGTCAACCTGACGCCGATCCCGGTGCACGGCGACACCTGCATTCGCATCCTGTCCGCCGGAAAGCACCTGGCGACCGAGAAACCACTGGCCACCACGATGGCCGATGCGGACCGGATGTGCGCTCTGGCGGAGGAAAACGGCCTGATCGTCGTCTGCGCGCCGTTCAACATCCTCTATCCGGACCGGCTGGCCGCTCGACGGCTGATCCGCGACGGTGCGATCGGAAAAGTCGCGTTCGCCCGGGTCAGATCGTCACACGGTGGTCCGGCGGCAGGCGCGTGGCCGCTCGACCCGACCTGGTTCTACCAGAAAGGATCCGGTCCGCTCTACGACATGGGGGTCTACGGCATCCACGAGATCACCGCGCTGCTGGGGCCGGCGAAACGCGTCGTCGCGTTCGCCGGCATCACCGAGCCGGTGCGGACGGTGCGCGGCGGCCCGTACAAAGGCAAGGAAATCGAGGTCACCGCCGACGACAACGTGTTGATGATGCTCGATTTCGGCCAGTCGACCTTCGCTGTCGTCGACGGCACCTTCAACGTGAATGCCGCGCGCGGCCCGAAAGTCGAGATCTTCGGCCGGGCCGGCACGATCAACATCGCCGGCGCGCCGTACGGCGGCGACGGACCGCCGCTGGAGGTCTTCCAGTTGGACGCGCTGCCCGGACTCGGCGGTTGGATCACGCCGTCGCTGCGCGAGATCGAGGCCGAGACACAGCGGCTTTTCGGCCTGCACCGGGCCGTGCTGGCCGACCACCTCGCCGACTGCGTCCTGTCCGGCCGAAAACCGGTGCTCAACGTGCGGCATGCCCGGCATGTCCTGGAGATCATGCTCATGGCCGAGGAATCCGCGCGTACCGGCCAGGCCGTCGAGCTGACGACGACCTTCGAGCTACCGTTGGAATGA
- the cbiE gene encoding precorrin-6y C5,15-methyltransferase (decarboxylating) subunit CbiE, with translation MPLTVVGVGADGLSAQASEVVRGADVILGSARQLALLPDAGTRKITWPSPMLPALPGLMEEHRGREVCVLASGDPMFHGIGATLVRLLGAENVTVLPHLSSLSLACARLGWPVEDVEVVSAVGRPVETLHPVVQPGRRILLLSADGRTPAAAARLLVDRGYGPSEVAVLERLGTEKERIVRATAEKWTDDADALNVVAITCVPAPEAALLPRTPGLPDDAYESDGQLTKRELRAITLARLAPVPGQLLWDVGAGAGSIGIEWMRHHRTCRAIAVERDAERVARIGRNAANLGVPALTIVSAEAPDALAGLEKPDAIFVGGGVTVAGMVETCWDALKPGGRLFVNAVTIESETLVTAWQGRIGGELVRVEISRAGALGGFTAWRPMLPVTQWIVTKEATP, from the coding sequence GTGCCGTTGACTGTGGTGGGGGTCGGAGCCGACGGGCTGTCGGCCCAGGCCAGCGAGGTCGTGCGCGGCGCCGACGTCATTCTCGGCAGCGCACGCCAGCTCGCGTTGCTGCCAGACGCAGGCACGCGAAAGATCACCTGGCCGTCGCCGATGCTGCCGGCGTTGCCGGGATTGATGGAGGAACATCGCGGCCGCGAGGTGTGCGTGTTGGCGAGTGGCGACCCGATGTTCCATGGCATCGGTGCGACACTTGTTCGCCTGCTGGGTGCGGAAAACGTCACCGTCCTGCCGCACCTGTCGTCGCTGTCGCTCGCCTGCGCGCGGCTTGGCTGGCCGGTCGAGGATGTCGAGGTGGTCAGCGCGGTCGGTCGTCCGGTCGAGACGCTGCATCCGGTTGTCCAACCAGGCCGCCGAATTCTCCTGCTCAGCGCCGACGGACGGACGCCTGCCGCAGCCGCTCGGCTGCTGGTCGACCGCGGCTATGGGCCGAGTGAGGTTGCCGTGCTGGAAAGGCTCGGCACCGAAAAGGAGCGGATCGTACGCGCGACGGCGGAGAAATGGACCGATGACGCCGATGCGCTGAATGTCGTTGCCATTACGTGTGTTCCGGCCCCGGAGGCGGCGCTTTTGCCGCGTACGCCGGGGCTGCCGGACGACGCGTACGAATCCGACGGCCAACTGACCAAACGCGAGCTGCGCGCGATCACGCTCGCGCGGCTGGCGCCGGTGCCAGGACAGCTGCTGTGGGATGTCGGTGCCGGCGCCGGCAGCATCGGGATCGAGTGGATGCGCCACCATCGCACGTGTCGCGCCATCGCGGTCGAGCGGGATGCCGAGCGTGTCGCGCGGATTGGCCGTAACGCGGCAAATCTTGGCGTGCCAGCGCTGACGATCGTCAGCGCGGAGGCGCCGGATGCGTTGGCCGGGCTGGAGAAACCGGACGCGATCTTCGTCGGTGGCGGTGTGACGGTCGCCGGCATGGTCGAGACGTGTTGGGACGCACTGAAACCTGGCGGCCGGCTGTTTGTCAACGCCGTGACGATCGAGTCGGAAACATTGGTCACGGCGTGGCAGGGGCGGATTGGCGGCGAGCTCGTCCGCGTCGAGATCAGCCGAGCCGGGGCGCTCGGCGGATTCACCGCCTGGCGGCCGATGTTGCCGGTGACACAATGGATCGTGACGAAAGAGGCGACGCCGTGA
- a CDS encoding cobalt-precorrin-6A reductase codes for MTARILVLGGTGEARRLAALLQKRYAVVSSLAGRVSNPALPVGKVRIGGFGGVEGLTVWLRDNDIDAVIDATHPFASTMTASAAEATQRLGLPFVVVRRPPWQPQPGDDWLWVDDIAAVPAVLPGERVFLTTGRTDLAVFADLDAFWFLVRTVDPPRPPLPKRCAVILDRGPYTVDGELALLREHRIDVLVSKNSGGELTAAKLVAARERRLPVVMVRRPPLPPVETVASEQEAVHWLRDVIPDSGAA; via the coding sequence GTGACCGCGCGCATCCTGGTTCTGGGCGGCACCGGCGAGGCGCGCCGGTTGGCCGCACTGCTGCAAAAACGCTATGCCGTCGTGTCGTCGCTGGCTGGCCGGGTGAGCAATCCAGCGCTGCCGGTCGGAAAAGTGCGGATCGGCGGTTTCGGCGGGGTCGAGGGCCTGACGGTTTGGTTGCGGGACAACGACATTGACGCGGTCATCGATGCGACGCATCCATTCGCGAGCACGATGACCGCGTCCGCCGCCGAGGCGACGCAGCGGCTCGGTCTGCCTTTTGTGGTCGTCCGCAGGCCACCCTGGCAACCGCAGCCTGGCGACGACTGGCTGTGGGTCGACGACATCGCGGCGGTGCCGGCGGTCCTGCCGGGAGAGCGCGTCTTCCTGACGACCGGCCGCACGGATCTGGCGGTCTTCGCCGATCTGGACGCCTTCTGGTTTCTGGTGCGTACGGTCGATCCGCCGCGGCCTCCATTGCCGAAACGGTGCGCGGTGATCCTCGACCGTGGACCGTACACAGTGGACGGTGAGCTGGCGCTGCTCCGCGAGCATCGAATCGACGTGCTGGTCAGCAAGAACAGCGGTGGCGAGCTGACCGCCGCGAAGCTCGTCGCGGCACGCGAGCGCCGTCTCCCGGTCGTGATGGTGCGCAGGCCACCGCTGCCGCCGGTCGAGACGGTGGCGTCGGAGCAGGAGGCCGTTCATTGGCTGCGCGATGTCATTCCGGATAGCGGCGCGGCGTGA
- a CDS encoding precorrin-8X methylmutase, whose amino-acid sequence MTDYLKDGAEIYRRSFATIRAESDLGRVPPDLEKVAVRMIHACGMTDLVDDLAWSSGVGAMARQALRGGAPILCDAAMVASGITRRRLPADNDIVCTLTDPTVPELARKLRTTRSAAALELWRDRLAGAVVAIGNAPTALFRLLEMVAEGAGTPAAVFGLPVGFVGAAESKRALSDSGLEFVVVHGRRGGSAMAVAAINAIASEQE is encoded by the coding sequence GTGACCGATTATCTCAAGGATGGCGCGGAAATCTATCGCCGGTCCTTCGCGACGATCCGCGCCGAGTCCGATCTCGGCAGGGTGCCACCCGACTTGGAAAAGGTGGCCGTGCGGATGATTCACGCCTGTGGCATGACCGATCTGGTCGACGATCTCGCGTGGTCGTCAGGCGTCGGCGCTATGGCACGTCAGGCTTTGCGAGGCGGCGCACCGATATTGTGTGACGCCGCCATGGTCGCCAGCGGCATCACGCGGCGCCGCTTGCCAGCCGACAACGACATCGTCTGTACGCTGACGGATCCGACAGTCCCCGAGCTGGCGAGGAAACTACGTACGACCAGGAGTGCCGCCGCACTGGAACTGTGGCGCGATCGCCTCGCCGGTGCAGTCGTCGCCATCGGCAACGCACCGACCGCGCTATTTCGGCTGTTGGAAATGGTCGCCGAAGGTGCCGGCACACCAGCCGCCGTTTTCGGCCTGCCGGTGGGATTTGTCGGTGCCGCCGAGTCCAAACGCGCACTGTCCGACAGCGGCCTGGAGTTCGTCGTCGTACACGGTCGTCGCGGCGGCAGCGCGATGGCGGTCGCCGCCATCAACGCAATCGCGAGTGAACAGGAGTGA
- a CDS encoding Gfo/Idh/MocA family protein gives MAVIRVALVGLDHWYSAIPLAEGVAARDTVRLVGIADAEPERAAEVARRCGVDRVETQWAALVEDPGVDAVLSFLSPDRNAEVCQAAAAAGKHIISTKPMARTLADATAVVDAVRSAGVCFLPAESRQRLGPRSQFLKSWVEQGRLGRLASATQTIWAGLPRRWPDDPDPGWFADPARTVGGAWIDHSVYQLDTLRWLLGEEVVSITGTVGNVRHPDLPVEDIGVAVVTFSGGAIATLEDTWTAPDGGFQMSGTYVGSEGAVRVDGIEKRTHVLADFPPFQGWIQTATPAGHDQAADIDHWVAVIREEAEPIATVADGWRNLAACLAFYDAVRTGQHATPEVAPW, from the coding sequence GTGGCCGTCATCCGGGTTGCGCTCGTCGGACTGGACCACTGGTATTCGGCGATTCCGCTGGCCGAAGGCGTCGCGGCCAGAGACACCGTCAGGCTGGTCGGCATCGCCGACGCGGAGCCGGAACGCGCCGCCGAGGTCGCGCGGCGGTGCGGTGTCGACCGCGTCGAGACGCAGTGGGCCGCCTTGGTGGAGGACCCGGGTGTCGACGCGGTGCTGAGTTTTCTCAGTCCTGACCGCAATGCCGAGGTCTGCCAGGCGGCGGCAGCGGCCGGAAAGCACATCATCTCCACCAAACCGATGGCGCGTACGCTCGCCGACGCCACCGCCGTCGTGGATGCCGTACGCTCGGCTGGCGTGTGTTTTCTGCCGGCGGAGTCACGGCAACGGCTCGGGCCGCGCAGCCAGTTCCTGAAAAGCTGGGTCGAACAGGGCCGGCTCGGCCGGCTGGCCAGCGCGACGCAGACGATCTGGGCCGGTCTGCCGCGGCGCTGGCCGGACGATCCCGATCCTGGCTGGTTCGCCGATCCGGCGCGTACGGTCGGCGGCGCGTGGATCGACCACTCCGTCTATCAGCTCGACACGTTGCGTTGGCTGCTGGGCGAAGAAGTCGTCTCGATCACCGGAACCGTCGGCAACGTCAGGCATCCGGACCTGCCGGTCGAGGATATCGGTGTGGCGGTCGTGACATTCTCCGGTGGCGCGATCGCCACGCTGGAGGACACCTGGACGGCGCCTGACGGTGGATTTCAGATGAGCGGCACGTACGTCGGCAGCGAGGGCGCCGTGCGGGTCGACGGCATCGAGAAACGTACGCACGTCCTGGCGGATTTTCCGCCGTTCCAAGGATGGATCCAGACCGCCACGCCGGCCGGCCACGACCAGGCCGCCGACATCGACCACTGGGTCGCGGTGATCCGCGAGGAGGCCGAGCCGATCGCGACCGTGGCCGACGGCTGGCGCAATTTGGCCGCCTGCCTCGCTTTCTACGACGCCGTTCGGACCGGACAGCACGCCACGCCGGAGGTGGCGCCATGGTGA
- the cobM gene encoding precorrin-4 C(11)-methyltransferase gives MTVRFIGAGPGAADLITLRARKYIEDSPVCLYAGSLVPEDLLAHCPAGAKLVDTANLSLDEIVADMLAADRDGLDVARLHSGDPSVFSAVAEQTRRLDAAGVAYEIVPGVPAFAAAAAALKRELTVPGVGQTVILTRTSVRATPMPEGEDLATLGKSRSTIVLHLAVQRISEVVDELVPNYGEDCPVAVVAMASRPDEIILRGTLADIAAQVRAAGIRRTAVIVVGRVLTAGDFPDSHLYSAARDRPTMTPARSMTTTSTTTGASRSTD, from the coding sequence GTGACCGTCCGATTCATCGGAGCCGGTCCTGGCGCCGCCGACCTGATCACCTTGAGAGCGCGGAAATACATCGAAGACTCGCCGGTGTGCCTCTACGCCGGAAGTCTCGTCCCGGAAGATCTTCTGGCGCATTGTCCGGCCGGCGCGAAGTTGGTCGACACGGCCAATCTTAGCCTCGACGAGATCGTCGCGGACATGCTCGCGGCCGACCGGGACGGCCTCGACGTGGCCAGGCTGCACTCCGGTGACCCGTCGGTTTTCAGCGCGGTTGCCGAACAAACACGCCGGTTGGACGCCGCCGGCGTGGCATACGAGATCGTGCCTGGCGTGCCCGCCTTCGCCGCCGCGGCTGCCGCACTGAAACGCGAACTGACCGTGCCAGGGGTCGGACAGACGGTCATCCTGACGCGTACGTCGGTGCGTGCGACGCCGATGCCGGAGGGCGAAGACCTTGCCACGCTTGGCAAAAGCAGGTCGACCATCGTCCTTCACCTTGCGGTGCAACGGATCAGCGAGGTGGTCGACGAACTTGTCCCCAATTACGGCGAAGACTGTCCGGTCGCCGTCGTCGCGATGGCGAGCCGACCAGACGAGATCATTCTGCGCGGCACGTTGGCCGACATCGCGGCCCAGGTGCGGGCAGCCGGCATCCGTCGTACGGCGGTCATCGTCGTCGGCCGCGTCCTCACGGCCGGAGACTTTCCCGACAGCCACCTCTATTCGGCGGCTCGTGACCGGCCGACGATGACTCCGGCGCGGTCTATGACGACGACGTCGACCACGACCGGTGCCTCCCGGAGCACCGATTGA
- a CDS encoding precorrin-2 C(20)-methyltransferase, which yields MPTGRLYGIGLGPGDPELVTIKAARLIGAAEVIAYHSARHGRSIARQVAAPYLRDDQIEEALVYPVTTEKTDHPGGYQGAIDEFYQKSAMRLAAHLDAGRDVALLCEGDPFFYGSYLHMHKRLADRYPTEIVPGVTSVSAAAAQVGQPLAERDEVFTVLPGTLPPAELARRLAETDTAAVMKLGRSFESVRSAFAEAGKLDEAWYVERATTSRQRVAPLSTVDAADVPYFSVALLPSSRRSDRPGCGVTVVGLGPAGRPWLTPEAATAIAEADDLVGYRTYLKRLPDSPRQRKHPSPNRVEAERAALALRLAQEGRRVAVVSSGDPGVFAMATAVLEVACQPEYVDVPVTVLPGVTAAQAVASRIGAPLGHDYCVISLSDRLKPWSAIERRLAAAAEADLVIAIYNPASHTRRHQLVDARDLLLKHRDPDTPVVIGRDAGGPAESVRAVRLEDLDPSEVDMRTLLIVGSSQTRMAERDGRQIVFTPRRYPE from the coding sequence GTGCCAACAGGACGCCTTTACGGGATCGGGCTCGGCCCCGGTGATCCGGAGCTGGTGACCATCAAGGCGGCGCGGCTGATCGGCGCCGCGGAGGTGATCGCCTATCACAGCGCGCGCCACGGCCGAAGCATCGCACGGCAGGTCGCGGCGCCATACCTACGCGACGACCAGATCGAGGAAGCGCTCGTCTATCCGGTGACAACGGAGAAAACCGATCATCCCGGTGGCTATCAGGGCGCGATCGACGAGTTCTACCAGAAAAGCGCCATGCGGCTGGCCGCTCATCTCGACGCCGGACGGGATGTCGCGCTGCTGTGTGAAGGCGACCCATTTTTCTACGGTTCCTATCTGCACATGCACAAACGACTTGCCGACCGCTATCCGACCGAAATCGTCCCCGGTGTCACTTCGGTGAGCGCGGCGGCCGCCCAGGTCGGCCAGCCGCTCGCGGAGCGCGACGAGGTTTTCACCGTACTGCCGGGAACTCTGCCGCCGGCAGAGCTCGCCAGGCGGCTGGCGGAGACCGACACGGCCGCGGTGATGAAGCTCGGCCGCTCGTTCGAGAGCGTACGGTCCGCGTTCGCCGAGGCCGGGAAACTGGACGAGGCCTGGTATGTGGAGCGCGCCACGACCTCTCGCCAGCGGGTCGCTCCACTGTCCACTGTGGACGCTGCGGACGTGCCGTACTTTTCGGTGGCTCTGCTGCCAAGCTCGCGACGCTCCGACCGACCCGGCTGTGGCGTCACCGTCGTTGGGCTGGGACCAGCCGGCCGGCCTTGGCTGACGCCTGAAGCCGCCACGGCGATCGCTGAAGCCGACGATCTGGTCGGCTATCGGACATATCTCAAGCGGCTGCCGGACAGTCCGCGGCAACGCAAGCATCCCTCGCCCAACCGCGTCGAGGCCGAGCGAGCGGCACTCGCGCTCCGCCTCGCACAGGAAGGCCGCCGCGTCGCTGTCGTCTCCTCGGGTGACCCTGGAGTTTTCGCGATGGCGACGGCGGTTCTGGAGGTCGCGTGCCAGCCGGAATACGTGGACGTGCCGGTCACCGTGCTGCCAGGAGTAACCGCCGCGCAGGCCGTTGCCAGCCGGATCGGCGCACCGCTTGGCCATGACTACTGCGTGATTTCGTTGTCCGACCGGCTCAAACCGTGGTCGGCGATCGAGCGCCGGCTGGCCGCGGCGGCTGAGGCCGACCTGGTGATCGCCATCTACAACCCCGCGTCTCACACTCGCAGGCACCAGCTCGTCGACGCTCGCGATCTTCTGTTGAAGCACCGCGATCCGGACACGCCGGTGGTGATCGGCCGAGATGCCGGCGGCCCGGCCGAAAGCGTACGCGCCGTCCGCCTCGAGGATCTCGATCCGTCCGAAGTGGACATGCGTACGCTGCTGATCGTCGGCTCGTCGCAGACGCGGATGGCCGAACGCGACGGTCGTCAGATCGTCTTCACGCCGCGCCGCTATCCGGAATGA
- a CDS encoding cobalt-precorrin-5B (C(1))-methyltransferase → MTELRHGWTTGACATAAATAAYTALLTGDFPDSVRITLPRGQQPAFALARESLRPGEASAAIVKDAGDDPDVTHGAVIGATVRPGGSGVTFRAGPGVGTVTKPGLPLDVGEPAINPVPRRMIREHLGKVAALYGGSGDVVVEVSVDDGEEIARRTWNPRLGILGGLSILGTTGIVVPYSCSAWIDSIRRGIDVARAAGRRHVAGCTGSTSERVAAELYRLPDDALLDMGDFAGAVLKYLRRHPVPRLTIAGGIGKLSKLADGHLDLHSGRSQVSPDFLATLVASAGGSQDLVEQVRAANTALGALQICQKAGLPLGDLVADGARTVAQSVLREAPVVVDVVVIDRAGVIVGRSRAAE, encoded by the coding sequence ATGACCGAGCTGCGTCATGGCTGGACGACCGGCGCGTGTGCGACCGCCGCCGCGACGGCCGCGTACACGGCGCTGCTCACCGGAGATTTCCCAGATTCGGTGCGCATCACGTTGCCGCGCGGACAGCAACCAGCTTTCGCGCTGGCACGTGAGTCGTTGCGACCGGGTGAAGCTTCCGCCGCGATCGTCAAGGATGCCGGCGACGATCCGGACGTGACGCATGGCGCGGTGATCGGTGCGACCGTACGTCCCGGTGGCTCCGGTGTGACTTTTCGCGCGGGTCCTGGTGTCGGCACGGTGACGAAGCCGGGCCTGCCGCTGGACGTTGGCGAGCCGGCGATAAATCCGGTGCCGCGGCGGATGATCCGAGAGCACCTCGGCAAGGTTGCCGCGCTGTATGGCGGCAGCGGCGATGTCGTCGTCGAGGTTTCCGTTGACGACGGCGAGGAAATCGCTCGCCGTACGTGGAATCCGCGGCTCGGCATTCTCGGTGGCCTCTCGATCCTCGGCACGACCGGCATCGTGGTGCCGTATTCCTGCTCGGCCTGGATCGACAGCATCCGCCGCGGCATCGACGTGGCGCGCGCCGCCGGCCGCCGGCATGTCGCGGGTTGCACCGGCAGCACGTCCGAACGCGTCGCCGCCGAGCTTTACCGCCTGCCGGACGATGCGCTGCTGGACATGGGTGATTTCGCCGGTGCCGTGCTGAAATACCTGCGACGGCATCCGGTGCCGCGGCTGACCATCGCCGGCGGCATCGGCAAGCTTTCCAAGCTGGCGGACGGACATCTGGACCTGCATTCCGGCCGTTCGCAGGTCAGTCCGGATTTTCTCGCCACCTTGGTGGCATCGGCCGGTGGCTCGCAGGACTTGGTGGAGCAGGTGCGCGCGGCCAACACCGCGCTCGGCGCACTGCAGATCTGCCAGAAAGCGGGCCTGCCACTTGGAGATCTGGTCGCCGACGGCGCACGTACGGTCGCTCAATCGGTGCTCCGGGAGGCACCGGTCGTGGTCGACGTCGTCGTCATAGACCGCGCCGGAGTCATCGTCGGCCGGTCACGAGCCGCCGAATAG
- a CDS encoding nitrite/sulfite reductase: protein MTTSVQREAADRCPGALRVHPAADGGLARVRLPGGALTAAQLAILRTASQELGDGTLELTSRANIQIRALPAGAEIDLAHRLAAAGLLPSATHERIRNIIASPLSGRSGGLLDVHPLVAAIDSALVDTPSLAALPGRFLVVVDDGRGDVIGLAGDIGLIATKSAGFALVLAGQDTGIRVPAGDAAATVRATAEAFLAERVAQESTAWRLAELTDGPANVARRLALRAGGEISAYASAKPTTVGRDPLVVGVPLGRLTANQAAAMTVDVRITPWRSIFVPGGDAEALLAAGLIVDPDSAWIGVTSCAGRPRCASALADVRADAALSVSHLTSGRPVHWSGCGRRCGRPAGDAIDIVATPDGYQVDGRLTASPVQVVRGLR from the coding sequence GTGACGACATCCGTGCAGCGTGAGGCAGCCGACCGCTGTCCCGGAGCGCTGCGCGTGCATCCCGCCGCCGATGGCGGGCTGGCGCGCGTACGCCTTCCGGGTGGCGCGCTGACCGCCGCCCAACTCGCGATATTGCGGACGGCGTCCCAAGAACTCGGCGACGGCACACTCGAGCTGACCTCCCGCGCCAACATCCAGATCAGGGCTTTGCCGGCAGGCGCGGAAATCGATTTGGCACACCGACTGGCGGCGGCCGGACTGCTTCCGTCGGCCACGCATGAGCGGATACGCAACATCATCGCGTCGCCACTCAGCGGTCGTTCCGGTGGGCTGCTCGACGTACATCCGCTGGTCGCGGCGATCGATTCAGCGCTGGTGGACACGCCGTCGCTGGCGGCGCTGCCGGGTCGTTTCCTGGTCGTCGTCGACGACGGTCGAGGCGACGTGATCGGCCTGGCCGGTGATATTGGTCTCATCGCGACGAAATCCGCCGGTTTCGCGCTGGTCCTCGCCGGCCAGGACACCGGAATCCGGGTGCCAGCGGGAGATGCCGCCGCCACCGTACGCGCGACCGCCGAAGCATTTCTCGCCGAGCGCGTCGCCCAGGAATCGACTGCCTGGCGACTGGCCGAGTTGACCGACGGTCCCGCGAACGTCGCTCGGCGCCTCGCGCTAAGGGCCGGTGGCGAGATCAGCGCGTACGCGTCGGCAAAACCGACAACCGTCGGCCGGGATCCGCTCGTCGTCGGTGTGCCGCTCGGCCGGCTCACCGCGAACCAGGCTGCCGCGATGACCGTGGACGTACGAATAACGCCGTGGCGCAGCATTTTCGTTCCTGGCGGAGATGCCGAGGCTTTGCTGGCCGCTGGCCTGATCGTCGATCCCGACTCGGCGTGGATCGGTGTCACGTCATGTGCCGGTCGGCCGCGATGCGCGAGCGCGCTGGCAGACGTACGCGCCGACGCCGCACTTTCCGTCTCACATCTGACATCTGGCCGCCCCGTTCACTGGTCGGGTTGCGGACGCCGATGTGGCCGGCCAGCCGGCGACGCGATCGACATCGTCGCGACACCGGACGGATACCAGGTCGACGGCCGGCTGACCGCGTCGCCGGTCCAGGTTGTGAGAGGTCTCCGGTGA